The following proteins are co-located in the Maridesulfovibrio ferrireducens genome:
- a CDS encoding glycosyltransferase, which translates to MQRPQRIRIKNESGKFQSLPDGKEYFQDLGGNGDILFLGVGPTPDLLPKLFPEESCYYYIECPDYEKQIPTSHDIPAKFIKIQPGNTDFLYNKNFRLILYKPNKRLFPSFWEPIISKLTLNKTGINSNIQSKSVWIPGDDKSLLVPEISRAFARADFTYRVIAPDAMRRDLLSLLEQERPEIVFSINFNGLDNSGETFFLLREARVKVVVWMVDNPFHIISGIKSAYWKEVPMLITDDWFIKPLQNLGAAKVEHLPLAADPDIFNPDVRSYPGLKERIVFAGRSSFPKKINFFAGCDFSQEDERAAISAINQGVKPDFEWWTKRDKLASFWPEKNVRATGFKAEQAGKIWRTEALKNAGSKLTVFGDEGWRELLPEIDLRKPIDYYTILPTIYSSSAIALNMTSPLLPNGLTQRNFDVWASGGFLLTDQTPGLSIFPEDLVSECSFSTPAELPELCNKFLTNPQQRIALSKKWREVILKDHTYQNRIINILNFLN; encoded by the coding sequence ATGCAACGTCCCCAAAGAATCCGCATTAAAAACGAATCCGGCAAATTTCAATCATTGCCCGACGGGAAGGAATATTTTCAAGACCTCGGCGGAAATGGAGATATACTATTTCTTGGAGTCGGTCCGACCCCGGACCTGTTGCCGAAATTATTTCCCGAGGAATCCTGCTATTACTATATTGAATGTCCTGACTACGAGAAACAGATCCCGACTTCACATGACATCCCTGCAAAATTTATAAAAATCCAGCCGGGCAACACCGACTTTCTATATAATAAAAATTTTCGTCTGATATTATACAAACCTAACAAAAGACTTTTCCCTTCATTCTGGGAACCGATAATATCAAAACTCACACTGAATAAAACCGGAATTAATTCGAATATACAAAGCAAATCCGTCTGGATTCCGGGAGATGACAAATCTCTGCTTGTACCCGAAATATCCCGAGCCTTTGCCCGTGCCGACTTCACATACAGGGTTATCGCACCGGATGCAATGCGCCGGGATCTACTATCCCTTTTGGAACAGGAACGCCCCGAAATTGTTTTCAGTATAAACTTTAACGGACTTGATAATTCGGGTGAAACATTCTTCCTACTCCGTGAAGCAAGAGTTAAAGTTGTCGTCTGGATGGTAGATAACCCTTTCCACATAATCTCAGGCATTAAATCTGCTTATTGGAAAGAAGTCCCCATGCTGATTACAGATGACTGGTTCATTAAGCCGCTCCAGAATCTCGGTGCGGCTAAAGTTGAACACCTTCCTCTTGCAGCCGACCCTGATATTTTCAACCCGGATGTTCGTTCATATCCCGGTCTGAAAGAGCGTATTGTTTTTGCGGGTAGATCAAGCTTCCCCAAGAAAATTAATTTTTTTGCAGGATGTGACTTTTCTCAGGAGGATGAACGCGCTGCAATCTCCGCCATTAATCAAGGCGTTAAACCTGATTTCGAATGGTGGACAAAAAGAGATAAGCTTGCATCATTCTGGCCGGAAAAAAACGTCCGAGCCACAGGATTTAAAGCGGAACAGGCAGGCAAAATATGGCGCACCGAAGCTCTTAAAAATGCGGGTAGCAAACTGACGGTATTCGGAGACGAAGGATGGCGTGAATTGCTTCCTGAAATTGATCTGCGCAAACCGATAGACTATTATACAATTCTGCCGACAATTTACTCAAGTTCTGCCATCGCCTTAAATATGACCAGCCCTCTGCTGCCGAATGGATTAACTCAACGCAATTTCGACGTATGGGCATCAGGTGGTTTTCTACTCACCGACCAAACTCCCGGACTTTCGATCTTCCCCGAAGATTTAGTAAGCGAATGCTCATTTTCCACCCCGGCAGAATTGCCTGAACTTTGTAATAAATTTCTAACCAATCCCCAGCAAAGAATTGCGCTTTCAAAAAAATGGCGTGAAGTTATTCTTAAAGATCATACCTACCAAAACCGCATTATTAATATCCTGAATTTTCTGAACTAA
- a CDS encoding BON domain-containing protein, whose product MQKIKLLCLMIIAIACINGCAASIFIPPLPGPTMIPSALGSIYTAYSIGADERGFQTIIEDELLEANIQSQIIHQKDLEFLDISTYSYNGHVYIVGKYDEKEDFNHIRKIVKKSGKVNSLTTFLFAEKEDAACNVADDYMLQMQVKGALLNDESVWGTNIAVKSVQCNIVLLGRVGNINEIARARQTAAQVAGVVSIKSFIKPSKHNRYNIHTKREVALNK is encoded by the coding sequence ATGCAGAAAATCAAATTACTTTGTTTAATGATTATCGCAATTGCCTGCATAAACGGTTGTGCAGCTTCTATTTTCATTCCGCCACTCCCCGGCCCCACAATGATTCCTTCTGCTTTAGGCTCTATCTATACGGCCTATTCCATCGGGGCAGACGAACGAGGATTCCAGACAATTATAGAAGACGAACTGCTTGAAGCAAACATCCAATCTCAAATTATTCATCAAAAAGATCTCGAATTTCTTGATATCAGCACATATTCATACAACGGTCATGTCTATATAGTAGGCAAATATGATGAAAAAGAAGATTTCAATCATATTCGCAAAATAGTTAAAAAATCGGGAAAAGTGAACTCACTTACAACATTTCTGTTTGCAGAAAAAGAGGACGCTGCCTGTAATGTGGCAGACGACTATATGCTGCAAATGCAGGTTAAAGGAGCTTTACTGAATGATGAGTCTGTGTGGGGAACAAATATCGCTGTGAAATCAGTGCAATGCAATATCGTTCTTTTAGGCAGAGTGGGAAATATTAATGAAATAGCTCGCGCCAGACAGACAGCAGCGCAGGTCGCAGGAGTTGTCTCGATTAAATCTTTTATCAAGCCCAGTAAGCACAATAGATACAACATACACACCAAGCGCGAAGTGGCTCTTAATAAATAA
- a CDS encoding GntR family transcriptional regulator, producing the protein MNSEDRFKRRVLRDDVVEFIIEAILSGELMPGERVVETKISRDLQVSQGAVREALRDLKARGFVESEPYKGSRVKVMSLADLQDYYKVRLELEPLAVKWAIEKDSLKIEELRSIVDGMYKGARFGDQLMILKNDVKFHKRIIDFAENEYLHRAWNSLANDYWIYMGVDAEIKKFPALIEQAEKHQLVVDAIAEGNLELVKMRLENHFLDLKSDHSIENNNLDESLESC; encoded by the coding sequence ATGAATAGCGAGGACAGGTTTAAACGGCGGGTTTTGCGAGATGATGTTGTTGAGTTTATAATTGAAGCAATTCTCAGTGGTGAGCTTATGCCCGGTGAAAGGGTCGTTGAGACAAAGATTTCCCGAGATTTACAAGTCAGTCAGGGGGCTGTGCGTGAAGCTCTTAGAGATTTAAAGGCCCGTGGCTTTGTTGAGTCAGAACCTTATAAAGGCTCAAGGGTTAAAGTGATGTCTCTTGCTGATCTGCAAGATTATTATAAGGTAAGACTTGAACTGGAGCCGCTTGCTGTAAAATGGGCTATCGAAAAAGATTCTCTTAAAATCGAAGAGTTGCGTTCCATTGTTGATGGTATGTATAAAGGTGCAAGATTCGGTGATCAACTCATGATCCTAAAAAATGATGTCAAGTTTCATAAAAGAATAATTGATTTCGCAGAGAATGAATATTTGCATCGGGCTTGGAATTCACTCGCAAATGACTATTGGATATATATGGGGGTTGATGCTGAGATAAAGAAATTCCCCGCGTTAATTGAGCAGGCTGAGAAGCATCAGCTAGTGGTAGATGCTATTGCCGAGGGCAATTTGGAGTTAGTGAAAATGCGTCTGGAAAACCATTTTTTAGATTTAAAAAGTGATCATTCGATTGAAAATAATAACTTGGACGAGTCTCTCGAAAGTTGTTGA